In Dunckerocampus dactyliophorus isolate RoL2022-P2 chromosome 21, RoL_Ddac_1.1, whole genome shotgun sequence, the sequence GCACACGCCGTTCAGGAAGTCTTGCGAGTGTGAGATGAGCACGAGGATCCGCCTGAACCTGAGGAGAGGACGGTAAGACGGTGGGCGGTGCGTGGTTGTCGCGGTGCGAGTTTGGCAGCGTGCTTACGATTTGAGCTCCTCCTCCAACCACACGCAAGCGTCCAGGTCCAAGTGGTTGGTGGGCTCGTCcagcagcaacatgaaaggtttGATGAAGAGGGCTCTGCCCCACAGAGGAAGAACATTCAAACTACAAACCAAAGCACCATAAAGTTTCTACACAATGTCTGGGTTACCTCGCGCCCTCACCTGGCTAGCGCAACCCGCATCCTCCACCCTCCGCTGAAGTCCTTCAGTTTCTTCTGCTGCATCGTGGTGCTGAAGCCCAAACCGTGGAGGATCCGAGAGGCTCGCACCTCCGCCTTGTCGGCGTCCAGCTCCTCCAGACGCTCGTACAGCTCCATTAGCTTCTCACACTCCGCTACAGTGAGGAGAgacgtttttttcccctgcacTCATTCCAGAATGTGTTGCTTACGATCAGTAAATCCTTGTTGCCGTACAGTCTTCATGAGCAAGACGCTCCGCCTCCTTCTCCAACATGATCCTCTCCTCGTCCACCTCCATGACGCACTGCAGGGCCGTCTTCTCGCTGGGCGCCATCTCCCGGGTCAAGTGGTAAATATCTATGTGCTCCGGAATGGGAATTTCACGGTGGCCAATGGCCGACAGCAGCATGGACTTGCCTGGAAGACACACAGCACATGCGCCCAGGCTACAGTACGTCCACACCAACAAGACGGCGTGCAGCGACAGAACGTTACCTGTGCCGTTCAGGCCGATGAGGCCGTAGCGTCTCCCCGAGTTCAGCTCAAGGCTGGTGTCGGCCAGCAGCTCCTGGCCGTGGAAGGTCAGGGACAGGCTGCTAATGTGGACGTCGGTACTGTTGGGGTGCGAGGCCAGAACGCCGGTCACCGCTCGGGCCTCCGTCTTCCGCAGCTCGAACTCGTCCAGCTCCTTGGTCAAACTGGCGATATCTGATGAAGACAATGAATACGTCAAACACCAGCAGAACTGAGAAGCCATGTTGTTGGCGTGTGAACAAGTCCGCTTCTCACCGTTGCTGACGGCGCCATTGGTCAGACTCTCCGATTGTTCGCTGTCGCCGTTCACCTCATCGGGTTTCTTGGTGCGCTGTCGGGCCTTGGCAGCTTCCTTCTTCTTCGCTGCCTTCTTTTTGGCTAAATCTGAAGGCATGGCTGGGCTGGGCTGGGCTGGTCCACAACACAAAGACAAGCTCAACAACCTGACTCCATGTTGTCAAGGAAACGTCACAATCCCGTCATTGTCGTCTTGTCTTGACACGTGCCATCACTACTACTGAACCATTTTTAAACAAACCAGTCATTCAGCATTTAGTTACAGCTGAAATAAAGTCACACTTTAAAAAGACGTAAGCCCTACGTCCCACCTGCCGGCACGTTGTTCTCACGATGCTAGCTACGTAGCCGGCTAGCTTGGCTGCTAACGGCTAACACCGTTTCTTGGGTGATTTAGCTCATGGCAACACCGCAGCAGTGGCATACTTTAACTGACAACGTCAAACACTCTTACCGAACTTGCGATTAGCCTCTGTTAGCTCTGCAGCTAAGCTAACGGCAGTCACAATTGACAGGCCTTGAGGCGCTAAAGCTAATGTGACGCAAGGCCCAGCTAACCGGCTCAAAATGTGACGAATTCGACGTGTGCTGATTGCCTTCACGTCTTCGTGGACTTCAGGAGAAATAAGTCGACGTTTTTAGCATGAGCGGCTGTTGTTGTCAGACACAAATGGCCTTACCTTATTTCACAAATAACAGTAACAGGGAGCACACCGACTTCTCGTGTCCACTTTGCCGGGTGGATGGACCGCCAGACAGGCCAAATATGGTCAAGGGGGCGGTGACTATAAATGTTCCCTCCCCTTTCTGCAGCCGCATGAATATTGCCTCCTAATTTGGACATACAAGTCAATATGCTCCTATATTTTTTCACCCGTCGCAACAAAACtgaatattacaataaagtaaaaacatgaacattgtATGCCATACCATCTGTTTGGTGTTGACGACCCCGGCCAGTGAGCGATGACTCTcggtcagcgaggaggaggacCGAAGCTGCtgctgggttaaaaaaaaatatattcaaggAGGAAGTGAAACGACGATGGAGAAATGGATGACACACAGGACGGGGCCAGCTTGACGCCGATGGATGATATGTTTGCTTCAACCGGGATGGCTTAGGAGGAAGCGCATCCGAAAGCGACACTTTATTCGCGATCCTACCGCttatagcatgttagcatgcccGTTTGACGTGTCGCGGTTACTTTCCAGGTGTGGCGGGGGGAGTTTTCGTGACGCAAACGTTCGTTTTTGTGTTAATTACTCGACGACGGGATAGAACGCGGTCTTAAAATTGTGGCGAGTTTTGTCAAGACGCTGCTAGCAGCTAGCTAAAATTGAGTTAAGCTAATTAGCTGTTGGGACGGTCATAGAGCTGTCTATGCATTGGTGTAATTATTAAAAGCGGTTTAAAGGCACTTTTTTGCATCATGTGTGCACAGTGGTCCAACTAATCACTGTTGCCGTTTTCGCATGGATGTGAGAAAATGCTCATCACTGCATCCATTGTACCTGGCCTAAATTCCTAACATCTTTATTGCCAAAATTGACCACCTATACTCAAGTAGCTATGCGCGTTTCGTCGTTTTTGGCCGTGTTCAGGCCTGTTTTACCCCTGATCCTCGGGCTGTCTCTGGGCTGCAGCCTGAGCCTCCTGATGGTCTCCTGGACTCAAGGGGACACGGAGGAGTCCTGCAGAGACGAGCTGGGCCACGGGAATCTTTTCCTGGGCAGGGGAGATGCTCAGAGGGACTCAAGGGACGCAGGTGGGGAGGAGGACTTTCAGCCACGTATCGTGCCCTACAACAGGGACCCCAACAAGCTGCACAAGAAAGTACTGAGGTGGGTGCAAGAGGAGCTCTGATTGTCTTTTTGACAGTCACAGGTGTCGCCACGTGACGTCACGTGTTGCGGCGGATGCTTCAAAGACCTGTGATGAAACACCCACTTCATTAGGGACACTTGCCTTTAAAAGCTCATGTTTCACAGTcgacatgtttattattgtcattGGAGCATATTTTGTTGATAAGAAAACAAGAGATAAAATAAACAGCTTAAGGTTCCACCAAGAGTTGAACTGAGATTGTTGGATCCAGAGTCCTGCGTGCTAACCATTCTACCATGGAACCGTGCTTACATATGCTTCCCATGCAGGACTCGCTATATCCACACAGAGCTGGGCATCAGAGAGCGCCTCCTGGTGGGTGTTCTGACCTCCCGCGCCACCCTCAACACCCTAGCCGTGGCGGTCAACCGCACGGTGGCCCACCACTTCCACCGCACCTTCTTCTTCACGGGCCTGCGCAGCCCCAAGGTGCCGCACGGCATGGCGGTGGTGGCGCACGGCGACGACCGCCCCGTGTGGCTGATGTACGAGACGGTGCGCCACCTCCACCAGCACTACGGCGCCGACTACGACTGGTTCCTTCTGGCCCAGGACGACACGTACATGCAGGCGCAGCGTCTCTCCGAGCTGGTGGGCCACCTGAGCGCGGGCCAGGACGTCTACATGGGCCGGGCGGAGGAGTTCATCGGCGGCGAGGAGAAGGCGCGCTACTGCCACGGCGGGTACGGCTACCTGCTGTCCCGCAGCCTGCTGGCGCGTCTGCAGCCGCACCTCGACTCCTGTCGCAACGACATCCTCAGCGTCAGGCCCGACGAGTGGCTGGGCCGCTGCATCATCGACTACCTGGGTCTCAGCTGTGTGGAGGTCCACCAGGTAGGGACCACCTTTCATGACGCAATGTAAGCAGACCTCCAAAATGTGCTCCTCCTCTCCACAGGAGATGACGTATCGTTACTTTGAGCTGGGGAAAAACGCCGACCCGGAACGTGAAGACGGCACACAGTTTAAAAACGCTTTCACCGTCCATCCGGTGTCGGAGCCCAATCTGATGTACCGCCTGCACAAGCGCTTCAGCCAGCTTGAGCTGGAATGGACCTACATGCAGATACAGGAGATGCAGGTTAGAAAACACACCACGCTCAGCACTTTGCATGGAGATGCTATCATCCCAGTGGTGAAGGTgtggttccatggtgtaatggttagcactctggactctgaatccagcgATCCGAGTTCAAATCTCGGTGGaacctgcatttttttttgtccgccAAGAGACTCCAACCACAATAATACTGTTACTTCACTGCCTCGATGGCAATTTTAACATGCAGCGCTCACATTTTGCATAgttaacagaaacaaacaaaagccaaGGTCCCACCGAGTAAAGGTGCTAACCTTTACACCATGGAACCTGCACACCTATGGGTAGGACACAAAAAGGCTTACAGAATTTCCGAGCgcaggattcctcatttataaactgaatactttcatagttacagcatgtTTACGTCCTTctgaatacagtttttaacattattagagccctgtaaacatgaaatgacacccctacagtcacctgtGCACTTGGATTACCCAAAATGGGAGACATAATAGAGACTTCTGGtttgcagtggctattgtctcatcaatggaacataatgtaacatactgacacctagtgaccagtgtagaatactacataccacaacgtgtctttcaatgtgttttatggatgccttatatttgtatttgagttcattttgtcatctttatgcttgaaaatgtttaatttaagcctaaaatacacacattttgcggcaacgtgcatatttttggactaataatacatTGTGGCTGTCTACCACCATCTTGCAAAGGCAGAATGTTTTGGTAAGCTAGGAGGTATACGTGCATACATGACGACGATGGCTGTGCCGTGTGCCCCATTAGATGCAGATAAACAACCTGAGCGACTTGACACCCGAGGGCAAGGCGGGTGTCACGTGGCCGGTGGGCATCAACCCCCCCTTCAAACCCAGAACGCGCTTTGAGGTGATCAACTGGGAGTACTTCACGGAGGAGCACATCTACTCCTGCGTGGACGGCTCCCCCAAGTGTGAGATGAGGGGCGCCGACCGCGCCGACGTCAACTCTGTGCTGGAGATCGCGGTGGAGCGCCTGAACGAGCGCTACCAGCCGCAGCTGCGCTTCCTCAAGCGGCGCCTGCTCAACGGCTACCGGCGCTTCGACCCCACACGCGGCATGGAGTACGTGCTGGACCTGGCGCTGGAGGCGTACACCCAGAAGGGTCACAGCCAGGTCATCGCCAAGCGGGTCAACCTGCTGCGGCCGCTGAGCGCCGTGGAGATCATCCCCATGCCTTACGTGACGGAGGCCACGCGGGTGCAGGTCATACTCCCCGTCACCGCCCAGGATCAGGACTACGTGGGCAACTTCCTGGACATGTACGTGGTGAACACGCTGGACACGCATGACAACGTCCTGCTCACCTTCCTCTTCATCTACGACCCCTTCGACGCCCAGCGGGTCAGCCAGACGGACGTGTTTGCCGGCGTCAAGGCCATGATCGGCGAGGTAGAGAAGCGCTACGGCGACGTGAAGATCCCCTGGATCAGCGTCAAGACGGAGGTGCCCTCGCAGGTGAAGCTGATGGACATCATCTCCAAAAAGCACCCTGTGGACACGCTCTTCTTTCTGGCCAGCGTGTGGACGGAGGTCAACGCCGACTTCCTGAACCGCTGCCGGATGAACGCCATCAGCAGCTGGCAGGTCTTCTTCCCCGTCCACTTCCAGGAGTACAGCCCGGCCGTGGTCTACCGCGACCAGCAGCCCTCCGccgcctcctcctcgtccttcgCCTCAGAGTCGCTGCGGGACGGCCACTTCGACCGCCGCCTCTTCGACGAGGCCTGCTTCTACAACGCCGACTACATGACCACGCGCACCAAGATGGCGGCCGACATCCTGGACAACGAGGAGATGCTGGAAAGCATGGACGTGTACGACATATTCGTCCGCTACTCCGGCCTGCACGTGTTCCGAGCCGTGGAACCGGCGCTGGTTCAGAAGCACGTGCGACGGGCCTGCAACCCGCGCTTCAGCGAGGACATCTACCATCGCTGCGTCCTCAGCAACCTGGAGGGGCTGGGGTCACGCTCCCAGCTCGCCATGGCGCTGTTTGAGCAGGAGCAGGCCAACAGCACCTAGCTAGGACATCCTTAACTGTTTCACTTGAAGAACCTGACAGGACTTCTACTCCACAGAACATTCAGGGGTGAAATATTTACACACTTTTACACTCCAACTGAAGATGGCGTTTATTccaaaccaaccaaccaatttcttttttatactgtaaataagttGCTGCCTTTCTTTGTTTACGTTGGTTTGAGCAACATGAAGGTCCAAAAAGCAGACTCTCCACCCCTGCCCGGGCCTCCTACCTCGCCAAATGTCTACTGTGGTGAATCGGTGGAACAAAGCTGAATGCTTCACTTCACTCAGCCTTCCCCTTTCACAAAGGGGGTGCTGTAGCCCCCCCACCACCTGCACACCTCACCCAGAGGAGGAGCCCACAGTGAAAGGGGTCTTTTTCTGACGGGATGGAacgcatcacacacacacaccattttcCAACAATAAAAAGCTTTGACACTTGAGCGTGTGCAGCAGCACAGTTTCAAACAACAAAGACGCTGAGCACATTGTGGCATTTACAAACTTTGGCAAGCGCTTGTTTATTTACATCCAGTCCGTCTCACAAGGtcactccctttttttttttttttgctcattttttttgtgttaaacacAACTGAAGAGCGGTACTCTCCCTTTAaaacatgcagagtgaacacaATTCTCCCGTACACCAGAGGGAGCTATTGAGTCACAGCTGTATGACTACTACAAAAAAACCTCACAAATCACTACTGATTATTAATGCAGTCCTGTCCTACTAGTAACAAAAACACTCATTTGCTGGTAGCAAATCGTGttatttttggcaataaaaCGTTCCAGAAGGCCGCTATGCCACCcgtacttatatatatatttacattatagTGTTCATAAGTCCACAGAGCATGCATAGGCCATCGTGAAGTGTGAGTGAATGGTGACGCCTGCGATGAAAAGGCAGAGAATTTACAGCACAGTGCAAAGGAAGGACCACCGTCTTCCTGATGAGGATACAACACATCCTCCGTGGGACATGACAACATATACATACACGTCGTGACAAAGAAGGTGGAGATTGTGTGTTAGCGCTACTAAGATTTCAGGGGAGGATAGGGAGGTCTCCCTCTGTTGCAGCATCTACCACGGCTCAAAATGAACCCACACACAGCTTGTTggatactgtacataaaacatatttacattcaCATAGCTTGCACGTTGACAAGAAACACGATTCTTCATTTAATGTAAGAGAAAGCAAAGAAATGGACAACTTACTCAGCTACTAATTGATTTTGGTACACATTTTGTAGCCCAGGTGTGATATTTGCCCATTTCTGCTTTAGCGATGAACCTTTGGTAAACACTCTCTTCATGACACAACACCAGCCAATCACTTTTCAATGCTATGACTGGTTGAAGAGGATCAATACTTCAGTTGATTTGCATAACACTGATGTGGGAAAAGTAAGTGAAACGCTTTGGAAGTCTTCTGATTGGTTTAGGAACACGGAGTATGCGGATAGCTGCATTCAGTGCTGGTGTTATTACtttcaaacatgacaaaaacacacgTACCCTCTTAGCCCAAATACACAAGCGCAGGCTGGATTTCTTTCATAACCTGCACTAAATCAAGTTATGTTTCGTGACaccctttatttattattttcccttttaatAGTTGGGAGGGGCGCTTTACCCCTCACCGCGCCTGCGCAAAATGGCTGTCCAGGTCGGCGAAAAACATGTTACGAACGCTGTTGTTGCGTGTAAATGTGTACCTCTGTGCCGACTTTTTTGGCACATATAATGTCacgtaataataattaatagatTAAAGAGAAGCCTACTTTTTTTAATCACCGTTTTTAGCATCCCAGTCCAGGTCGTAGAGGCTAGAAACGTCTTCTACTTTTGACAGTTGGCAAAAGCTTAAAACGAGCACTACCGACGCCTAGAGGATTTACGTGGAACTGCAACGACCCTCGTTAACGTCTGTCTTTataaagatgtataaatgtaacaatatgttaattattgtgattgtgtttttttatttcaatgacTGAATCATATGGAGCACTGTTTCTCACATCAATGACATTATTTAGCTACATAATGGGTGggatattagaaacagctcttagtatgatgcagtgccggtgtacctaatgttgtaaATTAGACTTGTTTGGCCTCGGCGGACATCTGCGCCACAAACACATatacccaaacacacacacacacgactgcAGAGGGTCTCTGTTTAGGTGTTGCGGACTGCCAAGGCCTGCTCCAGCTCCTGCCTCCTCTGCTGGATCTGTTGCAGAAGgatatgaaaataaaactccGCATCAGAGGGAAAGTGAGGGATTTTGGTGTGGTTGCGGGACACCCTGAGGTGATGTCTACTCACCTTACAGTAGAAGTAGCGGCTGACCGCCTCCTGGGACCAGGGCTCATGATAAAAGGCCGCCCTGCGCTCCTCCTCGGGGTTCCCCACCACGTCTGTCA encodes:
- the chpf2 gene encoding chondroitin sulfate glucuronyltransferase — protein: MRVSSFLAVFRPVLPLILGLSLGCSLSLLMVSWTQGDTEESCRDELGHGNLFLGRGDAQRDSRDAGGEEDFQPRIVPYNRDPNKLHKKVLRTRYIHTELGIRERLLVGVLTSRATLNTLAVAVNRTVAHHFHRTFFFTGLRSPKVPHGMAVVAHGDDRPVWLMYETVRHLHQHYGADYDWFLLAQDDTYMQAQRLSELVGHLSAGQDVYMGRAEEFIGGEEKARYCHGGYGYLLSRSLLARLQPHLDSCRNDILSVRPDEWLGRCIIDYLGLSCVEVHQEMTYRYFELGKNADPEREDGTQFKNAFTVHPVSEPNLMYRLHKRFSQLELEWTYMQIQEMQMQINNLSDLTPEGKAGVTWPVGINPPFKPRTRFEVINWEYFTEEHIYSCVDGSPKCEMRGADRADVNSVLEIAVERLNERYQPQLRFLKRRLLNGYRRFDPTRGMEYVLDLALEAYTQKGHSQVIAKRVNLLRPLSAVEIIPMPYVTEATRVQVILPVTAQDQDYVGNFLDMYVVNTLDTHDNVLLTFLFIYDPFDAQRVSQTDVFAGVKAMIGEVEKRYGDVKIPWISVKTEVPSQVKLMDIISKKHPVDTLFFLASVWTEVNADFLNRCRMNAISSWQVFFPVHFQEYSPAVVYRDQQPSAASSSSFASESLRDGHFDRRLFDEACFYNADYMTTRTKMAADILDNEEMLESMDVYDIFVRYSGLHVFRAVEPALVQKHVRRACNPRFSEDIYHRCVLSNLEGLGSRSQLAMALFEQEQANST